A single region of the Halobacterium wangiae genome encodes:
- a CDS encoding DUF5817 domain-containing protein, with amino-acid sequence MYAVVGCSNCNALWVVEGRPDTTGCPRCEKRHQFGKLRKFVTTDDEDHAREVRASILANKAGHGDAFAELDDFATLDDYTDDVGMSDDEFLSQAGVDTDEVAGVAERVEASPRSLGKREAVRTALRELDEPTAGEVKAFAAEHGVDGDYVERALAKLKRAGELSESGGRYRQL; translated from the coding sequence ATGTACGCGGTCGTCGGCTGTTCGAACTGCAACGCGCTGTGGGTGGTCGAGGGACGGCCCGACACCACCGGCTGTCCGCGCTGCGAGAAGCGCCACCAGTTCGGGAAGCTGCGGAAGTTCGTCACCACCGACGACGAGGACCACGCTCGCGAGGTTCGCGCGTCGATCCTCGCGAACAAGGCCGGTCACGGCGACGCGTTCGCGGAACTGGACGACTTCGCGACGCTCGACGACTACACCGACGACGTGGGGATGAGCGACGACGAGTTCCTCTCACAGGCGGGCGTGGACACCGACGAGGTGGCGGGCGTCGCCGAGCGCGTCGAGGCGTCCCCGCGGAGTCTCGGGAAGCGCGAGGCCGTCAGGACCGCGCTGCGGGAACTCGACGAACCGACGGCTGGCGAGGTGAAGGCGTTCGCCGCAGAACACGGCGTCGACGGCGACTACGTCGAGCGCGCACTGGCGAAACTCAAACGCGCCGGCGAACTCTCCGAGTCGGGCGGTCGGTACCGACAGCTGTAA
- the hmgA gene encoding hydroxymethylglutaryl-CoA reductase (NADPH), which produces MTDAADLADRVQAGELRLYELESHADADTAAAARRELLVRETGADLDATGAFTFDAEHAAETAVENLAGGTQLPLGVAGPLAVSGGAAGDDYYLPLATTEGALVASVNRGCSAITAAGGANARVTKVGMTRAPVFRVADVTEGAEVAEWVDEHVDVLAEAAESTTSHGELLDVTPYVVGDNVFLRFSYDTKDAMGMNMATIATEAASEVVERETPAELVALSGNLCTDKKPAAINAVEGRGRTVTADVTIPRDVVEDRFDTTPEAIEEANTRKNLVGSAKAGSLGFNAHAANVVAAVFLATGQDAAQVVEGSNAITTVEAREEALYASVSFASLEVGTVGGGTKLPTQREALDVLGVRGGGDPAGANADALAEVIAAGGLAGELSLLAALASRHLSSAHAELGR; this is translated from the coding sequence ATGACCGACGCCGCAGACCTCGCCGACCGCGTGCAGGCCGGCGAACTCCGACTCTACGAACTCGAATCCCACGCCGACGCCGACACGGCGGCGGCAGCGCGGCGCGAACTGCTCGTCCGCGAGACCGGGGCCGACCTCGACGCCACGGGCGCGTTCACGTTCGACGCCGAACACGCCGCCGAAACGGCCGTCGAGAACCTCGCCGGCGGCACGCAACTCCCGCTCGGCGTCGCCGGTCCTCTGGCCGTCTCCGGCGGCGCGGCCGGGGACGACTACTACCTCCCCCTGGCTACGACGGAGGGTGCGCTCGTCGCCTCCGTCAACCGGGGTTGCTCGGCTATCACGGCTGCCGGCGGTGCGAACGCTCGCGTCACGAAGGTCGGGATGACGCGCGCCCCCGTCTTCCGGGTCGCAGACGTGACCGAGGGCGCCGAAGTGGCCGAGTGGGTCGACGAGCACGTCGACGTGCTCGCCGAAGCCGCCGAGTCCACGACCAGCCACGGCGAACTGCTGGACGTGACGCCGTACGTCGTCGGCGACAACGTCTTCCTGCGGTTCAGCTACGACACGAAGGACGCGATGGGGATGAACATGGCGACCATCGCCACCGAGGCCGCCAGCGAGGTCGTCGAGCGCGAGACGCCAGCGGAACTCGTCGCGCTCTCGGGCAACCTCTGCACGGACAAGAAGCCGGCCGCCATCAACGCCGTGGAGGGTCGGGGCCGCACGGTCACTGCCGACGTCACCATCCCCCGCGACGTGGTCGAGGACCGCTTCGACACGACGCCGGAGGCCATCGAGGAGGCCAACACCCGGAAGAACCTCGTCGGCTCCGCGAAGGCGGGGAGCCTGGGATTCAACGCCCACGCGGCGAACGTCGTCGCGGCCGTCTTCCTCGCCACCGGGCAGGACGCCGCGCAGGTCGTCGAGGGGTCCAACGCCATCACCACCGTCGAGGCTCGGGAGGAGGCCCTCTACGCCTCCGTGAGCTTCGCGAGTCTCGAGGTCGGCACCGTCGGCGGCGGCACCAAACTCCCCACCCAGCGGGAGGCCCTCGACGTGCTAGGCGTCCGGGGCGGCGGCGACCCGGCCGGCGCGAACGCCGACGCGCTCGCCGAGGTCATCGCCGCGGGCGGCCTCGCCGGCGAACTCAGCCTGCTCGCCGCGCTCGCCTCCCGCCACCTCTCCTCGGCCCACGCCGAACTCGGACGCTGA
- a CDS encoding thiamine-binding protein, which yields MTVTAMLSVAPLDSPEVEFDEEIAKAVDALEDFDVRYETYPMETTIEADSLDEVFAAAQAAHEALDARRVGTNLKIDHFREEDLAVEEKVERVESYLGREAVSDE from the coding sequence ATGACCGTCACCGCCATGCTGTCGGTCGCACCGCTGGACAGCCCGGAGGTCGAGTTCGACGAGGAGATCGCGAAGGCCGTCGACGCCCTCGAGGACTTCGACGTGCGCTACGAGACCTACCCGATGGAGACCACCATCGAGGCCGACTCCCTCGACGAGGTGTTCGCCGCGGCGCAGGCCGCCCACGAGGCCCTCGACGCGCGTCGGGTCGGCACCAACCTGAAGATAGACCACTTCAGGGAGGAGGACCTCGCCGTCGAGGAGAAGGTCGAGCGCGTGGAGTCGTACCTCGGCCGCGAGGCGGTGAGCGACGAATGA